One stretch of Chthoniobacterales bacterium DNA includes these proteins:
- a CDS encoding 2-dehydropantoate 2-reductase has product MLHPFRIAVVGSGAIGCYYGAKLAHSGRDVHFLMRGDVEEIRESGLSLRSTEGNLQVPKIKHYASSSAIGPCDLVLIAVKATSNADLVELIPPLLHEKTMLLTLQNGLGNEEFLAGHFGADRVLGGLCFVCLNRVSRGVIEEYGHGHLTIGEFNGGPLPRTHEVASEFQESGVVCRVLDNLLLERWRKLVWNIPFNGLTITAGGIDTAAVLADDHLREATLALMDEVIAAANACGYALSADAAAEQIRRTEAMGAYKPSTLIDFEARRPLEIEPIWGEPLRRAMAAGAVTPRWQELYTSLKEIAASQPRSRERSHA; this is encoded by the coding sequence ATGCTTCATCCTTTTCGTATCGCCGTGGTCGGCTCCGGAGCCATTGGCTGCTATTACGGAGCGAAGCTCGCCCATTCCGGACGGGACGTGCACTTCCTGATGCGCGGCGATGTGGAGGAAATCCGCGAGTCCGGGCTCAGCCTTCGGAGCACGGAAGGAAATCTGCAGGTGCCGAAGATCAAACATTACGCTTCCAGCAGCGCGATCGGTCCGTGCGATCTCGTTCTGATAGCGGTGAAGGCGACTTCCAACGCAGATCTCGTGGAGTTGATTCCGCCGTTGCTCCACGAAAAAACAATGCTGCTGACGCTGCAAAACGGTCTCGGCAACGAAGAATTTCTCGCCGGACATTTCGGAGCGGATCGTGTTCTCGGCGGGCTTTGCTTCGTTTGTCTCAATCGCGTTTCGCGAGGGGTGATCGAAGAATACGGTCACGGACATCTGACCATCGGCGAATTCAACGGTGGCCCGCTCCCCCGCACTCACGAGGTGGCTTCGGAGTTCCAGGAAAGCGGCGTCGTTTGCCGGGTTCTGGACAACCTGTTGCTCGAGCGCTGGCGCAAACTGGTTTGGAACATTCCGTTCAACGGTCTCACAATCACGGCCGGCGGCATCGATACGGCCGCGGTCCTGGCCGACGATCACCTGCGCGAGGCCACCCTGGCTCTAATGGACGAAGTCATCGCGGCCGCGAATGCCTGCGGATATGCGCTGTCAGCGGACGCTGCCGCGGAGCAGATTAGGCGGACCGAAGCGATGGGCGCTTACAAGCCCTCTACGCTGATTGATTTTGAGGCCCGCCGTCCCCTGGAGATTGAGCCGATTTGGGGCGAACCGCTGCGACGTGCCATGGCTGCCGGTGCCGTCACTCCGCGGTGGCAGGAGCTGTACACTTCGCTAAAAGAGATTGCGGCATCTCAACCTCGATCGCGGGAGCGCTCCCATGCCTGA